Proteins encoded by one window of Sorex araneus isolate mSorAra2 chromosome 3, mSorAra2.pri, whole genome shotgun sequence:
- the CBX1 gene encoding chromobox protein homolog 1 isoform X1, with translation MGKKQNKKKVEEVLEEEEEEYVVEKVLDRRVVKGKVEYLLKWKGFSDEDNTWEPEENLDCPDLIAEFLQSQKTAHESDKTEGGKRKADSDTEDKGDDNKPKKKKEEVRLESEKPRGFARGLEPERIIGATDSSGELMFLMKWKNSDEADLVPAKEANVKCPQVVISFYEERLTWHSYPSEDDDKKDDKN, from the exons ATggggaagaaacaaaacaagaagaaagtGGAAGAGGTgctagaagaggaagaagaggaatatGTGGTAGAAAAAGTTCTTGATCGACGAGTGGTAAAAGGCAAAGTGGAATATCTCCTCAAGTGGAAGGGATTCTCAGA CGAGGATAACACATGGGAGCCAGAAGAGAACCTGGATTGCCCTGACCTCATTGCCGAATTCCTGCAATCACAGAAAACAGCACACGAGAGTGATAAAACAGAGGGAGGAAAACGTAAAGCTGACTCTGATACTGAAGACAAGGGAGATGACAACAAgccaaagaagaagaaagaagaggtgaGACTAGAA TCAGAAAAGCCACGAGGTTTTGCCCGAGGTTTGGAGCCAGAGCGGATTATTGGAGCAACAGACTCCAGTGGAGAACTTATGTTCCTGATGAAATG GAAAAATTCGGATGAGGCTGACCTGGTCCCTGCCAAGGAAGCCAATGTCAAGTGTCCACAGGTTGTCATATCCTTCTATGAGGAAAGGCTGACATGGCATTCCTACCCTTCGGAGGATGATGACAAAAAAGATGACAAGAATTAA
- the CBX1 gene encoding chromobox protein homolog 1 isoform X2 — MGKKQNKKKVEEVLEEEEEEYVVEKVLDRRVVKGKVEYLLKWKGFSDEDNTWEPEENLDCPDLIAEFLQSQKTAHESDKTEGGKRKADSDTEDKGDDNKPKKKKEESEKPRGFARGLEPERIIGATDSSGELMFLMKWKNSDEADLVPAKEANVKCPQVVISFYEERLTWHSYPSEDDDKKDDKN, encoded by the exons ATggggaagaaacaaaacaagaagaaagtGGAAGAGGTgctagaagaggaagaagaggaatatGTGGTAGAAAAAGTTCTTGATCGACGAGTGGTAAAAGGCAAAGTGGAATATCTCCTCAAGTGGAAGGGATTCTCAGA CGAGGATAACACATGGGAGCCAGAAGAGAACCTGGATTGCCCTGACCTCATTGCCGAATTCCTGCAATCACAGAAAACAGCACACGAGAGTGATAAAACAGAGGGAGGAAAACGTAAAGCTGACTCTGATACTGAAGACAAGGGAGATGACAACAAgccaaagaagaagaaagaagag TCAGAAAAGCCACGAGGTTTTGCCCGAGGTTTGGAGCCAGAGCGGATTATTGGAGCAACAGACTCCAGTGGAGAACTTATGTTCCTGATGAAATG GAAAAATTCGGATGAGGCTGACCTGGTCCCTGCCAAGGAAGCCAATGTCAAGTGTCCACAGGTTGTCATATCCTTCTATGAGGAAAGGCTGACATGGCATTCCTACCCTTCGGAGGATGATGACAAAAAAGATGACAAGAATTAA